A window of Geothrix edaphica genomic DNA:
CCGGGCGGCAAGAGCGACTACACGTCGCTGCCCTGGGAGGCCGATCGCAGTCTCAGCGGCTGGGTGGCACCCGCGCCCGTGAACCCCGAGCGCCGGCAGGGCATGGTGCCGCCTGAGCTGCGGGGGTTCTTCTGGGAGATCGCGGGGCTCATCAGCCAGATCCTCCCAGCCACCGCCGTGGCGCTCTGGATCGAGGATCCCGAGGAGATCCGCCCCATCCTCGCCTTCAGCACCCTGCCCCTGTCCCCGGACCTCCAGCAGCAGATCCTGGCCCACGCCACGTTCCACCTGCCGGCGGTGCGGGAACCGGATCTGCGCCTCATCAGCCGGACGGAGATGCCCGAGGTGCCGGCGCTCACGGGCGCGTTCGCCACCTACATGCCCCTCCTCCTCAATGAGACGCCCCACGGCCACGACCTGGTGATGGTGTTCCGCCTGGAGGACCACTCCTTCTCCCTCGCCGAGGTCGAGGCCATCCAGCAGCTGAGCCGCATCCTGGCGCTCCACCTCCAGGAGGCGCGGCTCCATGAGCGGTACCACCACGCCTTCCTGTCCGTGAGCCACCGCATCCTGCAATCCGGCGAGGGCCGGGTGCCGAGCCTGCGGCCCCACAGCCTGGCCACCGCGCGCCTGGCCCGGAACCTGGCCCTGATGCTCGACCTGCCCACCGAGGATGTGGAGGCGGTGAGCATCGCCGCCCTCCTCCACGACGTCGGCCTGCTGCTGCTGGACCCCCAGATGCTCGCGAAGCCCACGCTGACCGGCGAGGAGATGAAGAAGGTCCGCGACCATCCGGAGCTGGCGGCCGTCTTCCTCAAGGACCTGCGCTTCCCCTTCGACGTGATCCGCATCATCCGCCACCACCACGAGCGCTGGGATGGCCGGGGCTACCCGGAGGGCCTGCGCGAGACCGCCATCCCCATGGGCAGCCGCATCATCGGCCTCATCGAGGCCTACGAGGTGATGACCAGCGGCAAGGGTTATCGCCGGCCCCAGGGCTTCCGCCAGGCCCTGGTGGAACTCCGGAACGAGGCTGGCACCCAGTTCGATCCGGCGGTCGTGGAAGCTTTTTCCGAGCTCATGGCACGAAAGGATGAAAGGGCCTGATAATTGAGGCCCGGAGCGTCCATGCGGTCCACTCCTCCAGCCCGAACCCAGCGCGGCTTCACCATGGCCCTGGCCCTGGCCCTGGTCGTGGCGATGGGCGTGATGCTCATGAAGATGGGGCCCCGGCTGAGCGCCGAGGTCCAGCGGGAGAACGAGGCCGAGCTGATCTTCCGGGGCGAGGCCATTGCCACGGCACTCAGGGTCTATTTCGCCCAGATGAAGCGCTACCCCACGGACCTGGACGAGGTCATGAAGGTCCGCCCCCGTATCCTGCGCCAGAAGTACCTGGACCCCATGACCAGCAGCGGCGAGTGGCAGTTCGTCACCCAGGTGCAGGCCGGAGCCTCCGGCGATACCCAGGGCCTGCCCATCGTCGGAGTGCGCAGCCGCTCCGATAAGGACAGCATCCACGCCTATCAGGGCAAGACCCTGGTGAAGGACTGGCTCTTTACGGCTGACGAGAATCTCCTCGGAGGAGGCGCCATCACGGAGAACGAGCGGACCCGGCGCGGCCTCCAGGGGACCACGCCGACCCCCCGGAAGCCCTGAGGCACCATGCGGCCGCTCCTGCTGATCGCCTTCCTGCTGGTGTCCGGCCGGCCTTCCGCGGCCCAGGACTTCCAGGCCTGGGTGCGGGACCTGGAGGCCCGCGGGATCGTCGTGTCCGCCGGAATCTGGGAGGTCGATACCGGGAAGATCCTCGAGCGCCATCACGAAGACCTGGCCCTGGTGCCGGCCAGCACCACCAAGGTGGTCACCACCTACGCGCTGCTGAAGACGCTGAAGCCCGACGCCACCATCGAGACCGAGGTCTGGGGCGACCTCAAGGACGGGGTGGTGCAGGGGGACCTCACCTTCAAGGGCGACGGCGACCCGCTGTTCACCAGCGAGCGCATCTGGATGCTGGCCCAGTCGCTGAAGAAGGCGGGCATCCGGCGGATCACCGGCGGCATCCGGCTCGATCAGAGCGCCTTCGACGCCCAACGGGAGCCGCTGGGTTGGGAGAACACCTCCGCCGACACGCTGCCCGTGGTGCGGGCGCTCTCCGTGGACTTCAACCGGGACGAGAACGGCCGCCTCGTGGCCGATCCCGACCGCCAGGCCCGGGAGACCCTCCAGCGCATCCTCCAGGAGACGGGCATCGCGGTGGAGAGCCGGGTCGGTGTCAGCGGTACGGGCGTTCCCCGCAAGCTCGCCTCCTGGACCTCGCCGCCCCTGCGGGCCCTGGTGCAGGACATCAACAAGTGGTCGAACAACTTCATGATCGAGATGCTCGTGCGGCGGTTCGGAGCCGGCTCCTGGCCCCGCGGGATCCAGCGGGTGCAGGCCTTCTACCGCACGGCCTTCGGTCTGGGGCCTGAACAGCTCCAGATCACGGATGGGTCGGGCCTCAGCAAGGACAACCGCCTGTCGGCCCGCACCCTGGCCATCATCCTCCGGGGGGCGTACCACGACTTCGAGGTGGGCCCTGAGTTCGTCTCGTCGTTGAAGGTCATCGGCGGCGAGCCCTGGAAGCTGAAGGTGAAGGACCCCAACCTCACGCGCCGGGTGCGGGTGAAGACCGGCCACCTCGACCAGGTCACTAGCCTCTGCGGCTACCTCCAGACCTTCGACGGGAAGGTGAAGGTGTTCGCCATCCTGCTGAACGGGCCCGCCCACGATGAGGATGTCTGGGAGCAGGTCTCCCGCTGGGCGAACTGATTCCGCTCAGCCCTTGCGCCTTCAGCCTCCCGGCGGCGATGCTGGATCCATGGATGGGACGCGGGCGGAGACGCCGGATCCGAGAGGCCTGGCGGCCCTGATCCTCGGGGCCTCGCTCCTGGGGTTCGCGGCCATGCTCGTGCGCTGGGCCGCCCCCGCGGGGCCGCTGGCGGTGGGGTTCTACCGCATGGCCATCGCCCTGCCGCCCGTGGCCTGGCTGGCCTGGCGAGCGCGGGGCACCGCGCGGGCCGGCGTCGGGCGGGCCCGGCTCTGGGCCGGCGTGGCGGGCCTCTGCTTCGTGGGCGACCTGTGGATGTGGCACTCGGCCCTCCATCACACGAGCGCCGCCAACGCCACGCTGCTGGTCACGCTGGCACCCATCTGGGTGGCCGTGGTCTCCGTGGCGTGGCTCGGGGCCCGGTTGCGGCGCCGCTTCTGGCTGGGCGTGATCCTCGCCCTGGCCGGGGCCCTGGTGCTGGGGCTGGCCAAGGGCGCCCGCTGGGGCACGGGGCTGGGCGAGCTGCTGGGGGCGCTGGCTTCCCTGGCCTACGGCGCATTCACCCTTGTGCTGGGCCGCGCCCGCCGCGACCTCAGCGCTCCGGAGGCCCTGTTCTGGGTGGTCCTCTGCTGCACGGCAGGCTTCGGCGTCCTGGGATCCGCCCAGGGCGAGGCGTTCAGCGGCTATCCGGCGCGGGCCTGGTGGGCCCTGGCGGGCCTGGGCCTGGGCGTGCAGGTGGTGGCCTGGTGGCTCATCACCTGGGGCATGGGCCACGTATCCACCAACGTGGGCGCCATGGGGCTCATGACCCAGCCCGTGGCCACGGTCATCCTGGGCTGGCTGCTCCTGGGCGAATCCGTGCGGCCCATGCAGGGGCTGGGCACGCTCCTGGTATTGGCGGGCATCGCGGCCTGCGCCTTCGCGCCGCCGGCGGCGGGGAAGGCCTGAGTTCCGGGCCGCGTCATCCGGTCAGAGCTGCAGATGGAGGCGCAGGCCGCAGATGGTGGCCGGACCCCGGTCGCGGTTGAAGGCGAGGCGCTCGAAGCGCTGGGCCTCGAAGCTGAAAGAGCCGAGAGATCCAACGGCCAGGGCGTAGTAGGCATCCAGCACACGCTCGGCCGAGTAGGCCAGGCGGCCGTCGCCCACCATGAAGCCGGACCCGCCGGCCACCAGATAGTCGCGGTGGTGCCGGTTGAGGCCGTTGGCCGCGAAGCCGAGCCCGACCCGGTCGCCACTGCGGCCCCAGGCCCTCCCACTGGCGGACAGGCCCATGGACAGGGTCCGCTCCACCTCCGTGAAGGCCCAGGATTCCGTCTTCCCGTCATTCCACCCCGCCCGTAGGAACAGGCCCAGGCCCGGCGTGACGGCCTGCTCCGCGTTGAGCCCGAACCCATGCTTGGCGCGGCCGGGCACGCGAGTGGCTGTCACGTCCGGCGCCGCAGGAGCCAGCGCGAGGGCCTCCCGGTAGGACCCCATGCGCGCGTGGTTCTGGAAGGCGAGCAGGCGCAGGGCGCCCTTCTGGCCGCCGAGCTCGTGGTCGTGCTCCAGCTCGATCACCTCGCCGTGCGCATGGTGGACATCGTGGTCAAGCTGCAGCTGGTTCGCCTCTCTCGGCTCCATGAGGGACCCGGCCCGCAGGGCCCAGTCGTCGTGGAGCCACTCCAGCGCCACGCCCCAGGTGTAGCCGCGCGTATCCGCCGGGTAGTCCCAGGCCGCGTTGGCCCAGAGGCTCCAGTTGTTGAACTGGGTGCGGGCGTCATGGCTGTAGGTGTTGGCGTCGAAGATGTCCGTGCCCGACAGCTTGCCGGCCGTGAACACCACGCGGCGGCGGCTCTGGCGGGTGGCCACCTGGTTGG
This region includes:
- a CDS encoding HD-GYP domain-containing protein — translated: MAVSPLILGEALANRCSQVLYRCMEEVGSTKGVLYLRVPGQGAFEVVSFYGWPRGTRPPVSIPEGHPLLIRTQRQRRTYVVNDASESPELSAFGQGGEWPRYLITPVYLQGDWVGLLIQRDRIKGGTFEAERDEPPTLAICGDLVAALKEFHFYGGPRSVPMQPIGPGRVPEGLPTAADLIGEVAPAPERLLPPVPPAVPHARAAGPGVPSTGPSTRERLYGFPGGKSDYTSLPWEADRSLSGWVAPAPVNPERRQGMVPPELRGFFWEIAGLISQILPATAVALWIEDPEEIRPILAFSTLPLSPDLQQQILAHATFHLPAVREPDLRLISRTEMPEVPALTGAFATYMPLLLNETPHGHDLVMVFRLEDHSFSLAEVEAIQQLSRILALHLQEARLHERYHHAFLSVSHRILQSGEGRVPSLRPHSLATARLARNLALMLDLPTEDVEAVSIAALLHDVGLLLLDPQMLAKPTLTGEEMKKVRDHPELAAVFLKDLRFPFDVIRIIRHHHERWDGRGYPEGLRETAIPMGSRIIGLIEAYEVMTSGKGYRRPQGFRQALVELRNEAGTQFDPAVVEAFSELMARKDERA
- a CDS encoding type II secretion system protein, encoding MRSTPPARTQRGFTMALALALVVAMGVMLMKMGPRLSAEVQRENEAELIFRGEAIATALRVYFAQMKRYPTDLDEVMKVRPRILRQKYLDPMTSSGEWQFVTQVQAGASGDTQGLPIVGVRSRSDKDSIHAYQGKTLVKDWLFTADENLLGGGAITENERTRRGLQGTTPTPRKP
- a CDS encoding D-alanyl-D-alanine carboxypeptidase/D-alanyl-D-alanine-endopeptidase, whose protein sequence is MRPLLLIAFLLVSGRPSAAQDFQAWVRDLEARGIVVSAGIWEVDTGKILERHHEDLALVPASTTKVVTTYALLKTLKPDATIETEVWGDLKDGVVQGDLTFKGDGDPLFTSERIWMLAQSLKKAGIRRITGGIRLDQSAFDAQREPLGWENTSADTLPVVRALSVDFNRDENGRLVADPDRQARETLQRILQETGIAVESRVGVSGTGVPRKLASWTSPPLRALVQDINKWSNNFMIEMLVRRFGAGSWPRGIQRVQAFYRTAFGLGPEQLQITDGSGLSKDNRLSARTLAIILRGAYHDFEVGPEFVSSLKVIGGEPWKLKVKDPNLTRRVRVKTGHLDQVTSLCGYLQTFDGKVKVFAILLNGPAHDEDVWEQVSRWAN
- a CDS encoding DMT family transporter — encoded protein: MDGTRAETPDPRGLAALILGASLLGFAAMLVRWAAPAGPLAVGFYRMAIALPPVAWLAWRARGTARAGVGRARLWAGVAGLCFVGDLWMWHSALHHTSAANATLLVTLAPIWVAVVSVAWLGARLRRRFWLGVILALAGALVLGLAKGARWGTGLGELLGALASLAYGAFTLVLGRARRDLSAPEALFWVVLCCTAGFGVLGSAQGEAFSGYPARAWWALAGLGLGVQVVAWWLITWGMGHVSTNVGAMGLMTQPVATVILGWLLLGESVRPMQGLGTLLVLAGIAACAFAPPAAGKA
- a CDS encoding carbohydrate porin, which gives rise to MKRLYALVSLCLSAGLGAQISEAPGPWSLHVQLTYQLQGHGGFTAPYEGDNSLQDRREVRGSYTTTVFAGRRLWEGAELYANAEAFAGAGVSRVLGLAAPPNGETYRVDSTTLKAGLARLFLRQTWNLGEPTEAVEDGPNQVATRQSRRRVVFTAGKLSGTDIFDANTYSHDARTQFNNWSLWANAAWDYPADTRGYTWGVALEWLHDDWALRAGSLMEPREANQLQLDHDVHHAHGEVIELEHDHELGGQKGALRLLAFQNHARMGSYREALALAPAAPDVTATRVPGRAKHGFGLNAEQAVTPGLGLFLRAGWNDGKTESWAFTEVERTLSMGLSASGRAWGRSGDRVGLGFAANGLNRHHRDYLVAGGSGFMVGDGRLAYSAERVLDAYYALAVGSLGSFSFEAQRFERLAFNRDRGPATICGLRLHLQL